In Streptomyces capitiformicae, one genomic interval encodes:
- a CDS encoding LacI family DNA-binding transcriptional regulator, with protein MADVAARAGVTKQTVSNVVSGKKVRPETLAKVNKAIADLGYKPNLVARSLRTGSTSTVGLFVPSVANPFYSEVVEEVENLLVGHGYNLLLATTRDDPDYTRAHLENLAARSVDALLVACDNGVAQQIPMLVEAAFPVALFAWEGDPPTMLPVVSIDYEHAGFLAGRYLRDLGHRNVAVIADLPAHEPRVVGLRRAFADHGLAIDDRKVFPCTRDDAAGGFDAGCAALEADPELTAIFATHDILALGAVEAVVRSGRRVPSDVSVVGFDDIAQVGRVQPALTTVTVPKREMAQQAVELLLRAVDSGRPPTNVLTLLRPTLTIRDSSAPPRATG; from the coding sequence ATGGCGGATGTGGCCGCGAGAGCGGGAGTCACCAAGCAGACCGTCTCCAACGTGGTTTCGGGCAAGAAGGTACGGCCGGAGACCCTGGCGAAGGTGAACAAGGCGATCGCCGACCTCGGCTACAAGCCGAACCTGGTGGCGCGCTCGCTGCGCACCGGCAGCACGTCGACGGTGGGGCTGTTCGTGCCGTCGGTGGCCAACCCGTTCTATTCGGAGGTGGTCGAGGAGGTGGAGAACCTCCTGGTCGGCCACGGATACAACCTGCTGCTCGCCACGACGCGCGACGATCCCGACTACACCCGGGCCCACCTGGAGAACCTCGCCGCGCGCTCGGTGGACGCACTGCTGGTCGCCTGCGACAACGGCGTCGCACAGCAGATCCCGATGCTCGTCGAGGCCGCTTTCCCGGTCGCGCTGTTCGCCTGGGAGGGGGACCCGCCGACCATGCTGCCGGTGGTGTCCATCGACTACGAGCACGCCGGGTTCCTGGCCGGGCGCTACCTGAGGGATCTCGGCCACCGGAACGTCGCGGTGATCGCCGATCTCCCCGCGCACGAGCCGCGCGTGGTCGGGTTGCGCCGGGCGTTCGCCGACCACGGGCTGGCCATCGACGACCGCAAGGTGTTCCCCTGCACCAGGGACGACGCCGCCGGCGGCTTCGACGCGGGCTGTGCGGCACTGGAGGCGGATCCGGAACTGACGGCGATCTTCGCCACCCACGACATCCTGGCCCTCGGTGCCGTCGAGGCGGTGGTCCGGTCCGGGCGGCGGGTCCCCAGCGACGTCAGCGTCGTCGGCTTCGACGACATCGCCCAGGTCGGTCGGGTCCAACCAGCGCTGACCACGGTCACCGTCCCGAAGCGGGAGATGGCCCAGCAGGCCGTCGAGTTGCTGCTGCGCGCCGTCGACTCCGGCCGGCCGCCGACCAACGTTTTAACGCTGCTGCGCCCGACCCTGACCATCCGGGACAGCAGCGCCCCGCCCCGGGCGACCGGATAG